atgcatgatatgtagtgaacaggcaaataatgcattaatgaaaaacaaaggaaaaatcctattgggtctagcgttggactagccctttctatgaattcctaccagcattagactagtggaaacgataaaagaagccacaactagcgttggactagtgtggtgacgtacattcatccattccattcatccacactatggaaagcaagtagacataccaaatactcataaacacgtagcacgtaacatttagcatgctcgactagatgcaagagcctaataaagcgattaaacacgtagcaacaaaaacaagcaatgaacctattacatttgctaaaacaaaaggggaaggggaaaatggaccaaattgctcgccaagccctatctattacaagccaagaggtgtacacataccccataatgaataacttaaataaacgtaaaaataaatgaaataaatgcaaggaattaaggaaaggcaaggaaagcgaaatagacatgcatattcacataacacgtacgagcacgtagggtcaaatgaagtgcaaatataagggatagagtgtacctcccttgtaTTGACGCCTTAacggagtgaaatcacttatttatcctcaaaaataaaagaaatggtcaaggtaccaatttatttgggaaaattaaaggaaataggcAATCACAAGCTCACTAAtcgtaaagcccctaaagtcatgacttaagcgcaattgaaacaaagcatggtagtcaattgaaacaaacaagcaatgaagttgtaaaattaaaagctaccaaggaccaaattgaggaaatcattcaattgattgggccatagtaggacaaggggagacttggggggccaaagtgtaattttttgaaagctttcatgcatgcatacgtaaaAGCTTAAGCTTCTGCAATTTTATTTAGACAAGGCTTCTGCAATCAGCACTTCGCCAAAATCAGCTTTCAAACACAATTAAATCCAAGCAAACAAACACACAATCCTCTCACTTTGCATCATGAAACTCGTAGATGCAAATCTGAACAACTCAAGCCACTTCATGCCAAGCTTTcaaaacatttctgcaacaaacatTTCTGCTGAAAGCTTTTCACAACGAATGCAATCTTCCTTTCATTCAAACATCCCTTAACAAAGCTAACCGAACCAAAAATTGGAATCAAAGCAACAAGATAACAAAGCTTTCTCCCCACTTTTATCCTAGAACCTTGATGTTTATActtccagaaatttcagcaaaacAAACGCACACAAACTGTCCGCGTGCACTGCCGTAACACGCAGAGAGCTTGCAAGTTTATTGCAGCAGATTTCATGCACAAAACTCAGCCAaacataaattaaacccagGCATCAAGATCATCAAACATTCCATACTTTGCAACATAGCACCTTTGGATTTAAGCGTAAAGAACATGCAAAGCTAGAAACTTTCTGTGACTTCACAAATCGAAAGGGGACCTTTGCAACCTCCTCCCTACCATTTCAGCACACACACGACACATTTATAAGCTTCCAATGGAGCATACAGAAATTCAAACTGATGTCCCAACAAAAAGGCTCTAAACACAACTTTAATATTGAGCCATAAGACTATGACGAAACGCAAGAGAAGAAACATGGAGACTACAACAACTCAagcttcttttgaaattctggtttttgaaaaattcttgcaAAGAGAACCATTTTAATCCTTAACCCGTTACTCAATATTGACCCAAAGCTATAGAGAGGCGAGATGTAACTCAGAAATAGCAAATAAGCTCCAAAGTTCAAGCAAACCCAAATCATGAAAACAAATAAGATACCAAGAACAGAACTTGCAACCCATGAGTCACACTCATTCAAATTCACGGAAGGAATAAAACACTAAGGCTAACAGCTTTTAATTCCTAGATTTCCAATCATACATATTGAACCCAGCTATTGCGGTTGTAATCAATCCACCAAGCCATGACCAACCGAAAGCAATGCATTCTGAAAACAGAGATGCCGGCCATGCCCACAAACAGGAAAACCACATTCCAGTTTTAGAAGAAACCCACAAGAGAAAGGTTTAGGATTACCTCTTTGCTGCCTTTGGAGTCGTATCACTGTGGGTATGCCTGGATGAATGGGATTCGCCAAATTCGAATTGCAAGCCTCAACAAAGGGCTATGAAGTTCTGAGCTTTCGGTCTGAAATCCGTCTCTTACTCAgcctctttcttttgctcttttatCTATCCACAGCCGCCACCAGAAACCATCCTCTGACATTTTCCCTTTGTCTAGTTTTTGCTCATTGATTCGCTCTTCCCTCTTCCCCTTGCTCTCGGCTCAACTCTCtcagttttctctcttttcctttaatCAGCCGCCAGCTCTCTCTCCGTCTCTTTTGGTTCTTTTCTTACCCATATCCTTCAAACCGAAAGATCCTTCCTTTCTCCGCTGTTCTCTTTTCGTTGCTTCTCCCTCGCTCAGCCGAAGCTCCGTTGCCTTTGTCTCCCTCCAATTTCCTTACTCCGCCGCCGCACCCTCACTCTTGCTTCTCAAAACCCTCGGTTCCCCTTTCTTTTTCCAGCCCGTCACCTTTTTATGCTTTCTTTACTCCCAGCTCCAAGACCCTTGCTTCCCCTGATTTTTCTCAGCCGTTTCAGCCGCCAACCTTCCTCTCAACCCTCTTTTTAGAAACCCCCGCAGCCCTTTTTCCTACCGCCGTCCACTCGAGACCTCTCTCTCCCCCCCTGGCTGCGGTTACTGCCCAAATGCCAAACACCTTCACCAACCCTTCATCCCACGGCTTTCCTACTCTCttgtcttttctctctcattttgTTTAGTCCGAAACCTTTCTCTATCTCCACCCCCCAAAACTCCCTCTTGCGGctgcctttcttttcctctttataTGGGAGCCCAAAACCAACCCTAAACACCCAGCCACTTCTTctgtatttgcagccaagggctgcccgaagcccttccttgcaagctgcgaaaacgcagcttgcaagtcgcgtaccatttttatttttattttttaaacttaaataacaaaattgaaaataataaaaattaaaaacaaaaacaatttaattaacatcagaaacaacaaaatgcaaatccaattttctttttttttcatttttcaatttttcatcattttttcatttttaaataatgaaactaagtctgaaacaactaaaacatattttttgaacgcttttctttttttctctcttttttttaatgctaaaatgtctaaaaatgagatttgtaaaaccaaactaaaataaatatcaataaaactaataatgaaaaaaaaataaagtcaaaaatttggtgtctacaattctATTGACCGATGAATGGCAGGATCGGGTATCATCTCACTGACCAATTGAATGACAGGAtcgggtattatcccactgaccgacgaATGGAAGGATCGGGTatcatcccactgaccaatggaATGGCAGATAGCAGGATCAGGTATCATCTCACTGACCAATTGAATGGCAGGATCAggtattatcccactgaccgttgaATGGCAGGAtcggttttatcccactgaccaatttacggcaggatcgggttttatcccattgACCGAGATTATGACATGATAGacttttatcccactgacctttTAAGGGCAAAAAACCTCAGCGACCATTAAACTATTGGTGGGATCATGTTTTGGTCATCAAActatttttgtcaataattggCCACTAAACAATTTAATCTATTAACTCGTGACCATTTTGTCATTAATTATTCTTAAATTCTCAAATTAACATTACACGTGGCAATGTCCGGGGCAATTTTGTCCATAACGTGATAGTGGTAAGACTTACAGGGTTCAAGGATTGGCTTTTCTTGGATTTTCTTCTCTtggattttcttcttcttgttgtgTGAGAtcccgaaattttcttattgtCTAGGCATTTATTTTAGACTTTTGTTCACCATTTTCatgttttctttattatatgaaTTTTCTGGGGATTTGCATGAGAAAATAtgatttttagtcattttttttaaataggtAATGGTGGTGTACCGttgatgtgggacccactagtgcattAAGTGTGGTAAATGTGAGGAATGTGGAGAAGTTTTATGTACGGAGATTATATTACATGATATTATGagctaattagaggttagctagtttAATTAAGTGTTGGAAGACAAAGGAATGAGATAAACTTGAGAAAGCCACATGTTGCATTCCTATCGGAGATTGGACTTTTGACTAGTCTTTCctcacctttactaaatcaatttttgacccaaaatcatcTCCATTTCCTTCCTTTTGGCCGTGCATCTTGGAgacaaagaagagagaaaagtttcttcaattttccttcctttcttgcttaaTCCTATAAACCAACCATTAAAATTCCTAATTTCTCCACACAAGTGAGTTGTTAAGTAAGGCTAAGGTGATtggtggagccatttgtgaagaacaagccCTAGCTACCTTGCTTCTTGTAGTTGAGAAGGTGAGTGGTCAAGAATTTTCTCTTTGTGGGTTATAATGTTAAATTAGTAGGTGTTAGTAGTTGAAGATGCTATTTTATGGAATATTTCATGGGTTATGATTGAGTTTGTccaattttcatatttattggtgaattttctgttttatatgataTATTATGGTTGGCTATGGAATGATAGCCTTATATTGAGTAATTTGGAGCCTCTATATGTTAAATGTGGGTTATAGTGGAAAATTCCAGCTTTTAAGGGAAATTTCGGTTTTTGAGTTTATATATTTGGGGCTTTTCTAAGGTTGGTTCAAGAGCTTGTAACTAGTTGAGATTTAAGGGTTTTGTGACCCTAAGAAGTTGGATTGAATAGCCTATAAATTGTATTTGCACTTGTGATAGTTTGGGTGTTGAATGATAGGTTGGAAATGAGAAATGTTAAGGAAAATGCTGCCCAAATGGTAAGAAATTTGAGTAATCTTGAGTTGAGAGTGGGGCGGAGTTGAAATGGAAGGTTTTGGGGTCATTCGTGCTCCACACCATCGTCACCCCATTTCACTTTTGGTATATTATATTAGTGGCTCATTTGGAATGATTTGACTTGTGTTCGAGTCtcaattgtgatttttttgctTGTTGTAGGTCATGCCGGTGATCTGGGGCTTACGTCTGAAGCGAACTTGTGAATTTACTTATTTACTTCGGTGAGTATACCATTATACGGTCTAATACTTAAATGTCTGTTTATACTTGTTACGTGAGCTTGAATGGCttgaatgagacgagagtgtactttatcactctcaatTTCTTATCGATACTACTGTTACTGTTTAACTATGCAATCGTAACTGTGTATGTTTTGATATTTTTTGGGCTATACCCGACAACTTAACTGTGATATTTGAGCCCATACACCTTTGGTCGTTATTCTATTTGAGTCGACGAGGGCTTGGGCGAATCGATAACGGACCTTGGGTTCACTGTtggtcgagtggagtgttaactcctcgacattttggtatactcgaatattaccctCTTTGTTacttgaggtgttcgggcccggtaagggggtgaccGATGGAAGGGATATGGAGTAAAGTGGAAATCTACGATTTGTTCTTCTCTTctaaggttgacggagtgtcaacgggtctaagatcaagtacggcaagtGGAAAGGGGCTCTTAAGAGCcaattgtatccttttatattGACTTGTTTCCTTATGAGTTTTGGATAACTATGTGAGAATATGTGTTTACTTGTGGGTCttgttggtacctcacgagcatAAGCTCACCctcgttattttgttttccttacaggaatcaTTTTGGAATCGTGATTGAgaacgagttgagctagttaggcattttgttcttttgtatagctcctcgatttTGGGAAAACCCTGGATTTAACCTATCAAacattctcttttgatttgtacTTGTAGCTCTATACCTTTGAGAAGGTGTTATGTTAtgttatataatgtatatattacATGGTATGTTCCTTCAATAGTGGTGATCATACGTTCCTTGTGTTTTGGTCGGAATTTTGAACAAATATGGAATTTGCGAAAAATAGGAAACCCATGACGTGGATACTGTTCATCAAAttcggccaagaatccggccaacTTTTGGCCGCATACCTGGCCGGATATGCAGgggaggaagaaaaaaatttcaGGCTTAGCCTCTGACCTAAATCCGGCCAGGGCAATCTGGCTAGTTTCCGGCCGGATTACCGGCCGGATTGGCAGGGGTTTGAAATCCCTTTTGGTTTTGGCCACTGCCCTCTATCCGGCCTAGAATCCTGCCGGATTGCGACGTGGCAGATACTGTTCATCCACGACAAATTTTCGTTTCTTTGTTTTGCGTGACCAGTTAAGCGTTCGAATGCTGTATTATCACTCGGGATCATATTTCTTGTGTGTGTATGACTTGATAAGCTTCGATAGTTTGTTTTATTGGAATTTCTCTTGCAAGTTAAATAGGTCTTGTACGTTTCGTCTCCATAGTCCtagcgagaattgggcaggcggtccgtcgaaccctttagtttgccttagggggagatggggccatcacagttggtatcagagcctaagTTGAGATAATCTGGGCAACTAGGACTAGATTTTTAGATCCGTAGGGATTTGTGTTCGCATATGAATTAGTGCTATTGTATCATTTAAGACACCACTGATGGCTCTCTTATAGGTTATGGACGGAGCTAGTGGGAGCGGAGGTGAGCCACCGCGAAGGCGATATCGAGTCATCGACTATCAGGAGCGACCTAGAGGTCCGATCCGGTTGTGGTATACTGCTAGCCGCACCCGACGTTGTAGTCGTTGCCAGAGATACTCTTATATAGATCATGTGGTCGCCCAAGATCACGCTGAGATACTCAAACTGAGAGGCATCATGAAGATGCAAGCGGATCGAATTTTGTTCCATGGGATTCCTCTTGTATATATGTGACTGAACTACTGTGTAACTGTTTGATCCtgttatgtgttatatgtatatgttttatgtgtttaaatgcctTATGAGGTACTTGTTTTGGCTAATTGTTTATGTTTATTATAAGTGAAGGGGTTATGTGCCATTTAACGTTATACTTATATTTTGaccttagattgacttagatcgaTGGAGGGCACTCGTAATGGTCGAGGCCGTGAACGTGGTGGTAGGCAACCCACGACTGAAGGGGGTGCTAAGGAAACCATGCCCGAACTAAACCCTGAACCCCAACTTGATCCCAACGCTCAGGTAGCCACTGCTATCCAGCGGATGACTGATCTTCTAGCACATGTCGTGCAACAACAGGACCACAACCCTAACCCACCTGTTGGGAATCCCGAAAACCCTGGAAATCATGTAGAGAGCGAGGATCGAGCTCTcaaaaggtttcaaaaattttttccaCTGAAGTTtcttggagggcctgatccagacgTGGCCGAACAGTGATTGGAGAAGATAATAGACATTTTTGCTGCCCTACACTACTCGGAAGAGAGGTAAGTTACTTTTGCGGTCTTTCAACTAGAAGGGGccgcccgttcttggtggaatattATACGaaccaagtgggagagagagtaGACACCAACACTGTGGGTGAACTTCGTAAGGGAGTTTAACGCCAAGTACTTCCCGCCTTTGatccaggaaaagaaggaagacgagtttatccgacttcgccaaggCACCCAATCAATGGccgaatacgagagccagtttacccgctTGTCGAAATTTGTTCCTGAACTTATTCTAACGGAACAAAGGAGGGTGAGACGTTTCATTCAGGGGCTTAACGTGGAAATCCAAAAGGACTTGGCTGTAGCCCAAATCACTACTTTTAGTGATACAGTGGAGAAGGCTTTGCGAGCTAAGAATGCAAGGCTCCAAGTGAGGAACTTCCAAGTTCGAAAACGTGGGCTCTCGGGAGGTAGTTCTAGTCAAAGGGATAAGAGTACCCCTCCCAAATTTGGAAGGGAAGCTGGAACGGGACGACTTCCGGGTACAGCAAGAGGTACTCCGCCAAGAGGTGGCCAAAGTGGACGAGGTCGACAGAGGAGTGCTTCCCAGGGGAGCTCTGCCACTATTTCTCGTGGTCCGTGTGGCTTCTGTGGGAAGCCAAACCATACGGAGGATAATTATTGGAGGAAAGAGAGGAAGTGCTTACACTGTGGAAGCGCGGAGCACCAGATCGCCAATTGTCCGATCCAACCTCGAGAGATAAGAGGGACTATACAATCATCGAAAGATACCTCAAAACAATCGAAAGTGGAAGGAGTGAAACCGAAGGTGCCTGCTCGGTGTATTCTATCGAGCAACGTCTTGTCCCTGACTTGAcggaggtggtggaaggtacgattcctgtcttccaccgtctagctaggattttgatagacATCGATGTCACCCATTCCTTTATTAATCCTGATTTCATGTGTAGAATTGATATCACCCCTGTTAGTTTGCCATATGATCTGGAAGTAAGTACTCCTACAGGGGACCAGTGTTTGGTTACTAGCAAAATGTACGTAAACTGTGAAATCTAGGTAGGAGAGAAAAAATTattggggaatttgataagtttagccattaaggggtacgatgtgatatTGGGTATGGATTGGTTAGTTAGATATGATACCCAGTTGGACTGTGAGAGGAAGATCGTGGAATTTCGTATCCCTGGGGAGGCAATATTAAGGCTAGATGTGAAGGGCAATCTACCCTCATCTGCAATGATTTCGGGTATTCGGGTTAGGAAACTATTGAGTAGAGGGGCACAAGGGTTCCTAGCCTTTCTCATTAACACTCCCACCGATAAATTGAAAGTAGAAGATGTTCCAGTAGTGGGTGAATATTTGGATGTGTTTTCCGATGAATTAGTGAATCTACcaccggaaagagagatagaatttgaGATTAACTTGTTACCGGAGACTTCACCTATCTCCAAGACCCCATACCGTATGGTATCTACAGAACTCAAGAAGTTGAAATTGcagttgcaagaccttttggagcgggatTTTATCCGTGAGAATGGATCTCCTTGGAGGGCACCCGTTCTCTTTGTTAAAAGGAAGGACGGGACCTTGAGATTGTGTATCGATTACCGAGAGTTGAACAACGTgactattaagaataaatacccgcTACCcgacattgatgagttgtttgaccagttgcaaggtgCAGTGGTCTTTTCAAAACTAGACCTTCGACAAGGGTACTATCAATTATTGATTCGAAAGGAAGATATGCCTAAAACTGCCTTCAATTCTCGGTATGGGCATTTCGAATTTGCTGTCATGCCCTTCGGACTGACCAACGCCCCTGCCGCTtttatggacctaatgcattggattttcaaaccctacctggatcgatttgtcgtcgtgtttattgatgatattttggtctaCTCGAAAACCCGTGAGGAGCATGTGCAACACCTAAAGTTGGTTTTGCAAACCCTGAGAGAGCACCAGTTGTATGCCAAATTTAGTAAATGTGAGTTTTGACTGGAGAAAGTTTCTTTCTTGGGGCATGTGATTTCGAAAGAGGGAGTGGCCGTAGACCCAGCGAAGGTGGAAGCAGTAACTGAGTGGAAAAGACCTGATAATCCCACTGAGATCTGGAGTTTTCTAGGGTTGGCAGGTTATTACCATCGATTTATCAAAGATTTCTCAAAACTTACTAGTCCTTTAACTGATCTGACAAAGAAAGGTGGTCGGTTTCTGTGGAGTGATAAGTGTGAGGatagttttcaggagttgaagcgAAGGTTGACCATGGCCCCTATTCTGACCTTGCCTAACAGTAAGGATGTTTTACTGTTTATACCGATGCCTCGAGggaaggtttggggtgtgtATTGATGCAAAATCAGAATGTGATAGCCTATGCGTCTAGAAAACTGAAAACTCACGAGCAAAATTATCCTGCTCATGACTTAGAGCTGGCCGCCGTtgtctttgctctgaaaaaatggagacactacctataCGGGATGATTTTTGAGGTCTATTCTGatcataagagtcttaagtacctcttttctcaaaaagagttgaatatgaggcaaCGCCGGTGGATAGAATTCTTGGAGGACTATAACCGTACTATTAATTACCATTCGGGTAAGACTAACGTAGTAGCTGATGCCCTAAGTCGGAAGACTCAAATGTCTGGGTTAATGGTCAAAGAATGGAAAATGTTAGGAACCGTTGGTGAGTGGAATCCAAAATTGGAACATAAGAAGATAACCTTTGGAAATATCCATGTGACATCCAAGCTCTTGGGTCGAATCAAAGAGGCTCAAACTGAGGATCCAATGGTTCAGAAATGGGTGGAAAAGGTGAAGAAAggggaaatttctgatttcaatCTGAGTCCTAAGGGGATATTGAGGTTTAAGAATCGGATAGTGGTGCCTAATGGTGAAAATTTGAAACAAGAggttctggaggaagctcatcgatccaaatatacaatccatccgggtagtaataagatgtatcaggacctacGACAGTTGTACTGGTGGGATAGAATGAAGAGAGATATAGCTCAATATGTACAAACCTGTCTTGTGTGCCAGTAGGTTAAggctgaacaccaaaaaccTTCAGGGTTGCTGCAGCCTTTGGAGATACCCGTATGGAAATGGGagaacatcaccatggacttcgtttctgGATTACCTAAGActcaaaaaggacatgatgccgtttgagTGATCGTTGACCGGTTAACCAAATCGACTCATTTCTTAcctgtgaatatgaagtattccataGATAAGTTGGCTCGGTTGTATATGGATGAGGTTGTGAGATTACTTGGAGTTCCGGTGAGTATAGTTTCCGACCGAGACCCTTGATTTGTATcgagattttggcaaaaattttaGGAGACCTTGGGAACGAAACTGAATCTAAGcacaacctatcaccctcaAACGGATGGATAGTCGGAACAAACAATTCAGACCCTTGCGAATATGTTACGAACTTGTAttttggactttggaggcaactggggtcaatatatgactttagtggaattcgCCTACAATAACAGTTatcattcgtcgattcaaatgacACCGTATAAGGCTCTTTATGGACGGAAGTGCCGATCACCGATATACTGGGATGAAATAGGAGAAAAGAAGGTTTTGGACCCTACAAccattccttggatggaggatgccCAAGAAAAAGTCAAGTTAATCCGTCAGAGGCTCCAAACAGTTCAAAGTCGCTAAAAGAGTTACGCGGAcaaccgaagaaaagatttggaatttgaagttggggaTCGTGTTTTCCTTAAGACTACACCATTGCGGAGTGTTACTGctggtagaggaaagaaactccaaccCAGATTTGTAGGACCTTTCACAATTCTCCAACGGGTTGGAAAAGTAGCATACCAACTCGAGTTGCCGCCAAGCTTGTCCCGGATTCACGATATTTTTCACATGTCAATGCTCAAAAAGTACTACCCTGACCTGACTCATATTGTGCAACCAGAGgagattgaaattgatgaagcccttacctatgaggagagacctgTGCATGTACTAGATAGAAAGGTTAAGGAGTTGAGAAATAAACAAATTCCCTTAGTGAAAATTCTGTGGAAGAACCACGGAGTCGAAGAGGTGACTTGGGAAATGGAGGGagagatgaaaaagaaataccctgagctGTTTGATGATTCAGGTGagaaattttgaggacgaaattctttaagggggagagagtgtgagatccagaaattttcttattttctaggcatttattTTAGAATTTTGTGCACCATTTTCatgttttctttattatatgaattttttggggattttcatgagaaaatatgatttttagtcattttttttaaaataagtcaTTTTCTGTGTTAATGGTGGTGTACCGttgatgtgggacccactaatgCGTTAAGTGTGGTAAATGTGAGGAATGTGGAGAAGTTTTATCTACGGGGATTATATTACATGGTATTATGAGCTAATTAGAGATTAGCTAGTTTAAATAAGTATTGGAAGACAAAGGAATGAGATAAACTTGAGAAAGCCACATGTTGCATTCCTATTGGAGGTGGGACTTTTGACTAGTCTTTCCTCACTTTTACTAAATCAatttttgacccaaaatcatcTCCATTTCCTTCCTTTTGGCTGTGCACTTGGAgacaaagaagagagaaaagtttcttcaattttccttcctttcttgcttaaTCTTGTAAACCAACCATTAAAATTCCTAATTTCTCCACACAAGTGAGTTGTTAAGTGAGGCTAAGGTGATtggtggagccatttgtgaagaacaagccCTAGCTACCTTGCTTCTTGTAGTTGAGAAGGTGAGTGGTCAAGAATTTTCTCTTTGTGAGTTATAATGTTAAATTAGCAGGTGTTAGTAGTTGAAGATGCTATTttatggagtatttcatggtTTATGGTTGAGTTTGTccaattttcatatttattggtgaattttctgttttatatgataTATTATGGTTGGCAATGGAATGATAGCCTTATATTGAGTAATTTGGAGCCTCTATATGTTAAATGTGGGTTATAGTGGAAAATTCCAGCTTTTAagggaaattttggtttttgggTTTATATAGTTGGGGCTTTTCTAAGGTTGGTTCAAGAGCTTGTAACTAGTTGAGATTTAAGGGTTTTGTGACCCTAAGGAGGTGGATTGAATAGCCTATAAATTGTATTTGCACTTGTGATAGTTTGGGTGTTGAATGATAGGTTGGAAATGAGAAATGTTAAGGGAAATACTGCCCAAATGGTAAGAATTTTGAGTAATCTTGAGTTGAGAGTGGGGGGAAGTTGAAATGGAAGGTTTTGGGGTCATTCGTGCTCCACACCATTGTCACCCTATTTCACTTTTGGTATATTATATTAGTGGCTCATTTGTAATGATTTGACACGTGTTTGAATCTCAATTATGACTTTTTTGCTTGTTGTAGGTCGTGCCGGTGATCCGGGGTTTACGTCTGAAGCGAACTTGTGAATTTACTTATTTActtcggtgagtgtaccattataTGGTCTAATACTTAAATGACTGTTTATACTTGCTACGTGAACTTGAATGGCttg
This portion of the Coffea arabica cultivar ET-39 chromosome 2e, Coffea Arabica ET-39 HiFi, whole genome shotgun sequence genome encodes:
- the LOC140036366 gene encoding uncharacterized protein, producing the protein MAEYESQFTRLSKFVPELILTEQRRVRRFIQGLNVEIQKDLAVAQITTFSDTVEKALRAKNARLQVRNFQVRKRGLSGGSSSQRDKSTPPKFGREAGTGRLPGTARGTPPRGGQSGRGRQRSASQGSSATISRGPCGFCGKPNHTEDNYWRKERKCLHCGSAEHQIANCPIQPREIRGTIQSSKDTSKQSKVEGVKPKVPARIDITPVSLPYDLEVGEKKLLGNLISLAIKGYDVILGMDWLVRYDTQLDCERKIVEFRIPGEAILRLDVKGNLPSSAMISGIRVRKLLSRGAQGFLAFLINTPTDKLKVEDVPVVGEYLDVFSDELVNLPPEREIEFEINLLPETSPISKTPYRMVSTELKKLKLQLQDLLERDFIRENGSPWRAPVLFVKRKDGTLRLCIDYRELNNVTIKNKYPLPDIDELFDQLQGAVVFSKLDLRQGYYQLLIRKEDMPKTAFNSRPLTDLTKKGGRFLWSDKCEDSFQELKRRLTMAPILTLPNKLNMRQRRWIEFLEDYNRTINYHSGKTNVVADALSRKTQMSGLMVKEWKMLGTVGEWNPKLEHKKITFGNIHVTSKLLGRIKEAQTEDPMVQKWVEKVKKGEISDFNLSPKGILRFKNRIVVPNGENLKQEVKAEHQKPSGLLQPLEIPVWKWENITMDFVSGLPKTQKGHDAV